A genomic region of Sphingobacteriales bacterium contains the following coding sequences:
- a CDS encoding DUF3078 domain-containing protein has product MDPIFWLNNGYIKLGYQKIEGQNNDDYTANLDEIYASSLFGRKFTPMLAYSALVDFRSSFENFLQPAYMTAGVGLTYRPNERFYLLFHPLTWAATICTNDDLKPGFDIDPDKSLKSSFGAKLVADYKRNLLKNLVWNSNLNVLARYDDFSNPEVTWRNLFGYQFNKYFALGFDYSIRYFKPETNANILSGIAGSNTLSKTGDETYEVKDAAGALFSTIKQDGSKFTETSAAGGVLKSVDASYFQQRYIFGITATATF; this is encoded by the coding sequence ATGGATCCGATATTTTGGCTCAATAACGGCTATATCAAATTGGGTTATCAAAAAATTGAAGGGCAAAACAACGACGATTACACCGCTAACTTAGATGAAATTTATGCCAGCTCTTTGTTTGGTCGTAAGTTTACGCCCATGTTAGCCTATTCTGCTTTGGTGGATTTTCGCAGCAGTTTTGAAAACTTCTTGCAACCTGCCTATATGACCGCCGGTGTTGGTCTTACCTACCGCCCCAACGAAAGATTTTATTTGTTGTTTCACCCACTCACTTGGGCTGCCACTATCTGCACCAATGATGACTTGAAACCCGGCTTTGATATTGACCCCGATAAAAGCCTCAAATCTTCTTTCGGTGCCAAACTTGTAGCCGACTACAAACGCAACTTGCTAAAAAACTTGGTATGGAACTCCAACCTCAACGTTTTGGCGCGTTATGATGACTTCAGTAATCCCGAGGTTACTTGGAGAAACTTGTTCGGCTACCAATTCAATAAATATTTTGCTTTGGGTTTTGATTACAGCATTCGCTACTTCAAACCCGAAACCAATGCTAATATATTGAGTGGTATTGCCGGTAGCAACACCCTCTCCAAAACCGGCGATGAGACTTATGAAGTAAAAGATGCCGCAGGTGCTTTGTTTTCTACTATTAAACAAGATGGCTCTAAATTTACTGAAACCTCTGCAGCAGGTGGTGTGCTTAAAAGCGTAGATGCCAGCTATTTCCAACAACGTTATATCTTTGGTATTACCGCTACGGCTACTTTCTAA
- a CDS encoding PspC domain-containing protein, with amino-acid sequence MDKTISINIGGVVFHITEEAHDLLQNYFETLRKHFVNQEGSDEIMGDIEARVAEMFTDRLKKEGTQVITNSQVSNMIDIMGLGYTSAAAAFTSSSSSRQQAKRLFRNEDDKKIGGVCSGISAYFGIADPLWLRLIVLLLFFLSGGGVFLIYIVLLVVIPPARTAADKLAMRGESINIANIEKTVKDNWSDIQNNLNANQAGSAVRRVGNIITDIVQIIAALIIKLIKWLSGFTGIVLAFTLFVLLMASIIGGMISFNFLKNYIIDSPFMLIVGWISLLLVVFLPLIWLALLLARWIFNFDFHNRKKIWLGWALLGCLHYWEQGG; translated from the coding sequence ATGGACAAAACCATCAGTATCAACATTGGCGGTGTAGTATTTCATATTACAGAAGAAGCCCACGATTTGCTTCAAAATTATTTTGAAACTTTGCGCAAGCATTTTGTAAATCAAGAGGGCAGCGATGAAATTATGGGCGATATAGAAGCGCGCGTAGCTGAAATGTTTACAGATAGGCTCAAAAAAGAAGGTACTCAGGTGATTACCAACTCGCAGGTAAGCAATATGATAGATATTATGGGCTTGGGTTACACAAGTGCGGCGGCAGCTTTTACTTCATCATCATCATCAAGGCAGCAAGCGAAGCGTCTTTTTCGGAACGAAGACGACAAAAAAATCGGCGGTGTGTGTTCGGGAATAAGTGCTTATTTCGGTATAGCCGACCCGCTGTGGCTGCGTCTGATAGTATTATTGTTGTTTTTCTTGTCGGGTGGCGGTGTATTTTTGATATATATCGTGCTTTTGGTGGTGATACCACCTGCTCGTACTGCCGCCGATAAGCTGGCGATGCGTGGCGAAAGCATCAATATTGCGAATATTGAAAAAACCGTAAAAGACAATTGGAGCGACATTCAGAACAATCTGAACGCCAACCAAGCCGGTTCGGCGGTTCGGCGCGTGGGCAACATCATTACTGATATAGTACAAATAATAGCAGCCTTAATTATTAAATTAATAAAATGGTTGAGTGGTTTTACGGGCATTGTATTGGCATTCACACTGTTTGTATTATTAATGGCGAGTATTATCGGCGGAATGATAAGTTTTAATTTTTTAAAAAACTATATCATTGATTCACCTTTTATGTTGATAGTCGGGTGGATAAGTTTATTGTTGGTAGTTTTTCTGCCTTTGATATGGTTAGCTTTGTTGTTGGCACGCTGGATATTTAATTTTGATTTTCACAACCGCAAAAAAATATGGTTAGGATGGGCATTGCTTGGCTGTTTGCATTATTGGGAGCAGGGTGGGTAG
- a CDS encoding DUF2807 domain-containing protein, whose protein sequence is MGGRRRPDYGDDVRIDIEKSDNGRLELHKVYTSRGATRKDAREIASRIVHQYEVQDSVITIKPYFTVHPTDKIKGQSVRLVLRVPEGTTLIFDENMGNMLYYIDNVSNTYDWEMANKTWTMQKEGLVCTANCKGITVDNNNNNNTDNNSGTISGGGRVEDFKDFDEVELSGFYDVNIERADEYSVIIQGEGKKDVEISQSGSTLLINKDKNDWSINFDWDNFDWKSRSATKIIIRMPHLKSLKHQELR, encoded by the coding sequence TTGGGCGGCAGACGGCGACCTGATTATGGTGACGATGTACGCATAGATATTGAAAAAAGTGATAATGGACGTTTGGAATTGCACAAAGTATATACCTCGCGCGGAGCTACCCGCAAAGATGCCCGCGAAATAGCCTCCCGCATTGTTCATCAATACGAGGTTCAGGATTCTGTGATTACCATCAAACCCTATTTTACTGTTCATCCAACCGATAAAATTAAAGGGCAGTCGGTGCGTTTGGTATTGCGTGTTCCTGAAGGCACAACATTGATTTTTGACGAAAATATGGGCAATATGTTGTACTATATTGATAATGTAAGCAACACTTACGATTGGGAAATGGCAAATAAAACATGGACGATGCAAAAAGAAGGACTTGTTTGCACCGCCAACTGCAAAGGAATAACTGTTGATAATAACAACAATAATAATACTGATAACAATTCAGGAACAATAAGCGGTGGCGGCAGAGTAGAAGATTTTAAAGATTTTGATGAAGTAGAATTGAGTGGTTTTTATGACGTAAATATTGAGCGAGCCGATGAATACAGTGTAATCATTCAGGGCGAAGGAAAAAAGGATGTAGAAATATCGCAAAGCGGCTCTACACTTTTGATAAACAAAGACAAAAACGACTGGAGTATTAATTTTGATTGGGACAACTTCGATTGGAAAAGTCGTTCAGCCACCAAAATTATTATTCGTATGCCACATTTAAAATCTTTGAAACATCAGGAGCTACGGTGA
- a CDS encoding DUF2807 domain-containing protein, with amino-acid sequence MEKSFSHQNYYSYATFKIFETSGATVSRVKGFEEEDIAFHFTGASESTIEVSSNNLDVNVSGAANIELHGMVNKADYDLSGACKLKAYDLKAKTVSVDASGACSAQVYAEESINADASGPSSIRYRGAQDVKKMLALPATIGR; translated from the coding sequence TTGGAAAAGTCGTTCAGCCACCAAAATTATTATTCGTATGCCACATTTAAAATCTTTGAAACATCAGGAGCTACGGTGAGTCGCGTAAAAGGATTTGAGGAAGAGGATATAGCGTTTCATTTTACGGGAGCATCTGAAAGCACCATAGAGGTCAGCAGCAACAACTTAGATGTAAATGTTTCAGGCGCAGCGAACATTGAATTGCACGGTATGGTAAATAAAGCCGATTACGATTTGAGTGGTGCTTGCAAACTGAAAGCCTACGACCTAAAAGCAAAAACAGTCAGCGTAGATGCATCAGGAGCTTGCTCTGCTCAGGTATATGCCGAAGAAAGCATAAACGCCGATGCTTCGGGACCCAGCAGCATACGCTATCGCGGTGCGCAAGATGTAAAAAAGATGCTGGCCCTGCCTGCCACCATTGGGCGATAG
- a CDS encoding prolyl oligopeptidase family serine peptidase has translation MERRNPFLDDKTRNLYEDLRKQLKGYEVYIGSTSRQEDVMVVRIYNDRNIGGYYLYNANTSDLKKIADRNPWLKEEDMTSMNPIVFTSRDGLTINGYLTLPLGKAPKNLPVVINPHGGPWARDQWGFNPEVQFLANRGYAVLQINFRGSTAMGANFGSLF, from the coding sequence ATGGAAAGACGAAATCCATTTTTAGACGACAAAACACGCAACCTGTACGAAGATTTGCGCAAGCAATTAAAAGGCTACGAAGTATATATTGGCTCTACAAGTCGTCAGGAAGATGTGATGGTGGTGCGCATTTATAACGACCGCAATATAGGCGGCTACTACTTGTATAACGCTAATACCAGCGACCTCAAAAAAATTGCCGACCGCAACCCTTGGCTCAAAGAAGAAGACATGACATCAATGAACCCCATTGTATTCACTTCGCGCGATGGTCTGACTATTAACGGCTACCTGACACTGCCTTTGGGAAAAGCTCCCAAAAACCTGCCTGTTGTCATCAACCCGCACGGCGGTCCGTGGGCACGCGACCAATGGGGTTTCAATCCCGAAGTACAGTTTTTAGCCAATCGCGGCTATGCGGTGCTGCAAATCAATTTCAGAGGCTCTACGGCTATGGGCGCAAATTTTGGAAGCCTCTTTTGA
- a CDS encoding prolyl oligopeptidase family serine peptidase codes for MEQGIADPKRIAIYGGNYGGYATLAGLTFTPDLYACGVDYVGVSNMFTFMNTIPPYWEPFRDMFYEMVGDPEKDKERLAKVSPALHADQIKAPLLVAQGAKDPRVNKAESDQMVEALRKRGVDVEYIVRK; via the coding sequence ATAGAGCAAGGCATTGCCGACCCCAAACGCATCGCCATTTATGGTGGCAACTACGGCGGCTACGCTACGTTGGCGGGGCTTACATTTACGCCCGATTTATACGCTTGCGGAGTAGATTATGTGGGTGTTTCCAATATGTTTACGTTTATGAATACCATTCCGCCTTATTGGGAGCCTTTCCGCGATATGTTTTATGAAATGGTCGGCGACCCCGAAAAAGATAAAGAACGCTTGGCAAAAGTATCGCCGGCATTACATGCCGACCAAATAAAAGCACCTTTGCTCGTGGCACAGGGCGCAAAAGACCCGCGTGTAAACAAAGCCGAAAGCGACCAAATGGTAGAAGCATTGCGCAAGCGCGGCGTAGATGTAGAGTATATTGTAAGAAAATGA
- a CDS encoding DNA cytosine methyltransferase, whose translation MAKKYKTIDLFAGIGGIRLGFEAHGCETVFSSEWDKAAQDMYEANFGDRPFGDINEIAPHDIPDHDILLAGFPCQPFSIAGKGLGFADTRGTLFFNIEAILDAKKPQAFLLENVKRLTTHDNGQTFAVILEKLKGLGYTVYHKVFNSLDFGVPQRERIYIIGFRDPIYFKFPKPLGYYKPLSEVLQKDDEIPQSYFLSDQLREKRKNAVKGVPPFPSIWHENIGGNISALPYSCALRAGGSYNYLVVNGERRLTDREMLRLQGFPDTFKINIPYSQARKVAGNSVSVPVIEAIAGEMMNAMKNQKEAIKETIQLTLLEPTNEYKRRKAIVG comes from the coding sequence ATGGCAAAAAAATATAAAACAATAGACCTTTTTGCAGGTATCGGAGGTATCAGACTTGGTTTTGAGGCTCACGGCTGTGAGACAGTCTTTTCTTCCGAGTGGGACAAAGCAGCCCAAGATATGTATGAGGCGAATTTTGGCGACAGACCGTTTGGCGACATTAACGAAATTGCACCTCACGACATTCCTGACCACGACATTTTATTAGCAGGATTTCCTTGTCAACCTTTTAGCATTGCAGGTAAAGGACTTGGTTTTGCGGACACAAGAGGAACTTTATTTTTCAATATCGAAGCAATTTTAGATGCAAAAAAGCCACAAGCATTTTTACTTGAAAATGTAAAAAGGCTTACAACACACGACAATGGACAAACCTTTGCTGTTATTTTAGAAAAACTTAAAGGACTTGGGTATACGGTTTATCACAAAGTTTTTAATTCGCTTGACTTTGGAGTTCCACAAAGAGAGAGAATATATATCATTGGTTTCAGAGACCCAATATATTTTAAGTTTCCAAAACCGCTTGGCTATTACAAACCATTGTCAGAAGTTTTACAAAAAGACGATGAAATTCCTCAGAGTTATTTTCTTTCAGACCAACTAAGAGAAAAAAGAAAAAATGCGGTAAAGGGCGTTCCGCCCTTTCCGTCTATATGGCACGAAAACATTGGAGGAAATATTTCAGCATTACCTTATTCTTGTGCATTACGAGCAGGTGGAAGTTACAACTATCTTGTAGTAAATGGAGAAAGAAGACTAACGGATAGAGAAATGTTGAGACTACAAGGTTTTCCAGATACTTTTAAAATAAATATTCCTTATTCACAAGCACGAAAAGTAGCAGGTAATTCAGTTTCTGTTCCAGTCATTGAAGCAATCGCAGGTGAAATGATGAACGCAATGAAAAATCAAAAGGAAGCGATTAAGGAAACAATTCAATTAACATTATTAGAACCCACAAATGAGTATAAAAGACGCAAAGCAATCGTTGGATAA
- a CDS encoding sugar transporter gives MKKILSVAFVLFFACTTFLQAQNTPQPVKWTFESKKISETEYDVVLKATIEKGWYLYSQYLQDGGPVPTSIQFKEEKGITIADKIEEKGLAPKSGYDELFQMDITKYAQEVTFTARVKQKKAAPATLQGSVEFMTCDDTKCLPPDQVDFSFELK, from the coding sequence ATGAAAAAAATATTATCTGTTGCCTTTGTTTTGTTCTTTGCCTGCACCACCTTTTTGCAGGCGCAAAACACTCCACAACCCGTTAAATGGACTTTTGAAAGCAAAAAAATCAGTGAAACCGAATATGATGTGGTGCTAAAAGCAACAATTGAAAAAGGTTGGTATTTGTACTCTCAATATTTGCAAGATGGCGGACCCGTACCTACAAGTATTCAGTTTAAAGAAGAAAAAGGTATTACTATTGCAGATAAAATTGAGGAAAAAGGACTTGCACCCAAATCGGGCTACGACGAGTTGTTTCAGATGGATATTACCAAATACGCCCAAGAAGTGACTTTTACGGCGCGTGTGAAACAGAAAAAAGCGGCTCCCGCAACATTGCAGGGTTCGGTGGAATTTATGACCTGCGACGATACCAAATGCTTGCCGCCCGACCAAGTGGATTTCTCTTTTGAGCTAAAATAA
- the tilS gene encoding tRNA lysidine(34) synthetase TilS translates to MITKFLQYVYGVCRFAEGNSLLLAVSGGVDSMVLAHLCHEARLPFAVAHCNFQLRAADSDADAAFVQQWAQARGIPFFTENYDTALLAQQAGVSIQMEARRLRYSFFERLRQQHGYTFVATAHHINDAVETLLINLTKGCGIGGLHGIAPKQGAVLRPLLAFTRQQIDTFAQKQQIAFREDASNAEDKYIRNKIRHQVVPTLQHINPQLEHTFCP, encoded by the coding sequence ATGATCACCAAATTTTTGCAATATGTATATGGTGTGTGTCGCTTTGCCGAAGGCAACTCGCTCTTGCTCGCCGTTAGCGGTGGCGTGGACTCTATGGTGTTGGCACATCTGTGCCACGAAGCCCGTCTGCCTTTTGCGGTGGCGCATTGCAATTTTCAGCTTCGTGCCGCCGACAGCGATGCCGATGCCGCCTTTGTGCAACAATGGGCACAGGCACGGGGTATTCCTTTTTTTACGGAAAACTACGACACTGCACTGCTGGCGCAGCAAGCCGGCGTTTCTATTCAGATGGAGGCGCGCCGCCTGCGATACAGCTTTTTTGAACGCCTGCGCCAACAACACGGCTACACTTTTGTAGCTACGGCGCATCATATCAACGATGCTGTTGAAACTTTGCTCATCAACCTCACCAAAGGCTGCGGAATCGGCGGCTTGCACGGCATTGCTCCCAAACAAGGGGCGGTGCTGCGCCCTTTGCTCGCTTTTACGCGCCAACAAATAGACACTTTTGCTCAGAAACAACAAATCGCTTTTCGTGAAGATGCCTCCAATGCCGAAGACAAATATATCCGCAATAAAATACGCCATCAGGTAGTGCCTACGCTGCAGCACATCAATCCGCAATTAGAACACACTTTTTGCCCATAA
- a CDS encoding DUF4252 domain-containing protein, with product MYIMAAESPKDTDTFFEKYAHQQGFSTSHYEGNIAKVSQQYIQDPSMRSFLSQAKSLDVLSYSRNNTNLNGGQLFVELLQTLRDANYQPLHSRRQHGKVMGVLYRSVNANHQELVIVNAEYENFKCLRLIGSFDALRSIAPQNPRMAF from the coding sequence ATGTATATAATGGCAGCCGAATCGCCTAAAGATACCGATACTTTCTTTGAAAAATACGCTCACCAGCAAGGTTTCAGCACATCACATTACGAAGGAAATATCGCAAAAGTAAGCCAACAATATATTCAAGACCCCTCTATGCGGAGTTTTTTGTCGCAGGCTAAAAGCCTTGATGTATTGTCGTATAGTCGCAATAATACCAACCTCAACGGCGGGCAATTATTTGTAGAATTATTACAAACCCTCCGCGATGCCAATTATCAGCCTTTGCACAGCCGCCGCCAACACGGAAAAGTAATGGGCGTGTTGTATCGCTCCGTAAATGCCAACCATCAAGAATTAGTTATTGTGAATGCCGAATACGAAAATTTTAAATGCCTGCGCCTCATCGGAAGTTTTGACGCTTTGCGTTCTATTGCCCCCCAAAACCCGCGTATGGCGTTTTAA
- a CDS encoding 1-acyl-sn-glycerol-3-phosphate acyltransferase, with amino-acid sequence MAEKGENLQPQGILEPVLPNINEWPIHKLTQELDNFIPQWVENTKKRIIDNAVKSQMPLEEIIAKAAYLETIRLRTKPWRIDPPDEKEFWRDIKDQLAVIAQKKADINGVSPETQALLHKIISRYAEEIAGHFNRSTYRFAARALPVFFNRLLNVAGARSLRRIFNNDLLIQDSLLLRGHIEELRNLTTKGTVILTPTHHSNLDSILLGWAIHAVGVPALLYGAGLNLFNARGFDYFMNRLGAYKIDRRKKNSLYLETLKMYSRMTIQRGCHTLFFPGGTRSRSGQLENDLKMGLLGTVFDAQRFNLQYPAPEKPQKFS; translated from the coding sequence ATGGCTGAAAAAGGAGAAAATTTACAACCGCAGGGCATTTTAGAGCCAGTATTGCCCAATATCAACGAATGGCCAATTCATAAACTCACACAAGAGTTAGACAACTTTATCCCACAATGGGTAGAAAATACCAAAAAGAGAATCATAGACAATGCGGTAAAATCTCAAATGCCTTTGGAGGAAATTATCGCCAAAGCCGCTTATTTGGAAACCATTCGTTTGCGCACCAAACCCTGGCGCATTGACCCGCCCGACGAAAAAGAATTTTGGCGTGATATTAAAGACCAATTGGCGGTAATTGCTCAAAAAAAAGCCGACATCAACGGCGTATCGCCCGAAACACAAGCCTTATTGCACAAAATCATCAGCCGCTACGCCGAAGAAATTGCCGGACACTTCAATCGTAGCACCTATCGTTTTGCGGCGCGGGCTTTGCCTGTGTTTTTCAACCGTTTGCTCAATGTAGCGGGTGCACGAAGCCTGCGGCGTATTTTCAACAACGACCTGCTCATTCAAGACAGCCTCCTGCTGCGCGGGCACATTGAAGAATTGCGCAATTTAACCACCAAAGGAACGGTAATTCTTACACCCACCCACCACAGCAATTTGGATTCTATTTTATTGGGTTGGGCAATACACGCCGTTGGTGTACCTGCCTTATTGTATGGTGCGGGGCTGAATTTGTTCAATGCACGCGGCTTTGATTATTTTATGAACCGGCTGGGAGCTTATAAAATTGACCGCCGCAAAAAGAACTCCCTCTATTTGGAAACCCTCAAAATGTATTCGCGTATGACGATACAGCGCGGTTGCCACACTTTATTTTTTCCGGGTGGCACGCGCTCGCGCTCAGGGCAGTTGGAAAACGACCTCAAAATGGGTTTGCTCGGAACAGTATTTGATGCGCAGCGATTTAATTTGCAATATCCTGCCCCCGAAAAACCGCAAAAATTTTCGTAG
- a CDS encoding NAD(P)-dependent glycerol-3-phosphate dehydrogenase, with protein sequence MLSNSIIGVLGAGSFGTAIANILADNHQVLMYARRPEVVDAIQHKRLHRNQTIHPRIEATISAEEVCQRCTLIYVMVDSGGFRELIRQIDPFLRPYHVLIHGTKGLHVVLPDNNNDWTSAETLSRSNIRTMSEVILEESEVLRIGALSGPNLSGELAARQPAATVISSRFDEVIEYGKNTLRSNRFRVYGSHDVLGVEMAGVLKNIYAIVSGILSGMQMGENSRAMIMSRGLGEMVRLGRALGSKTSAFYGIAGIGDLIATCSSSRSRNFTVGYRLSQGETLHHILETMDEVAEGVKTTKIAHCLSRYYHLDLPIIANLHGILYENLPIHEAFNNLMHHENDVDADFLVNEEEMKV encoded by the coding sequence ATGCTATCCAATTCAATTATAGGTGTGCTGGGGGCGGGCAGTTTTGGTACAGCCATCGCCAATATCTTGGCAGATAACCATCAGGTATTGATGTATGCACGCCGCCCCGAAGTAGTTGATGCTATTCAGCATAAACGGCTGCACCGCAATCAAACAATTCATCCGCGTATTGAGGCTACTATCTCTGCTGAAGAAGTATGCCAACGCTGCACCCTCATTTATGTAATGGTGGACTCGGGCGGCTTCCGTGAGCTTATCCGCCAGATAGACCCTTTTTTGCGCCCCTACCATGTACTGATTCACGGCACAAAAGGCTTGCATGTGGTGCTACCCGACAACAACAACGATTGGACAAGTGCCGAAACTCTGTCGCGCAGCAATATCCGCACGATGAGCGAGGTGATTTTGGAAGAAAGCGAAGTATTGCGCATCGGCGCATTGTCGGGTCCTAATCTATCGGGCGAGCTGGCAGCACGGCAACCCGCCGCCACCGTCATCAGCAGCCGTTTTGATGAAGTGATTGAATACGGAAAAAATACTTTGCGCAGCAATCGCTTCAGGGTATATGGCAGCCACGATGTGTTGGGCGTAGAGATGGCAGGCGTGCTGAAAAACATTTATGCCATTGTATCGGGTATTTTGAGTGGTATGCAAATGGGCGAAAACAGCCGTGCTATGATTATGAGCAGGGGTTTGGGCGAAATGGTGCGTTTGGGGAGGGCATTGGGTTCAAAAACGAGTGCTTTTTATGGCATAGCGGGCATTGGCGATTTAATTGCCACCTGCTCCAGCAGCCGCAGCCGCAATTTTACGGTGGGCTATCGCTTGTCGCAGGGCGAAACGCTACACCATATTTTGGAAACGATGGACGAAGTAGCGGAGGGCGTAAAAACGACCAAAATAGCTCACTGCCTGTCGCGGTATTATCATTTGGATTTGCCCATTATTGCCAATTTGCACGGTATTCTATACGAAAACTTGCCCATTCACGAAGCTTTCAATAATCTGATGCACCACGAAAATGATGTAGATGCAGATTTTTTGGTCAATGAAGAAGAAATGAAAGTATAA
- the gldN gene encoding gliding motility protein GldN, with translation MGRLLRWYCLALLGIFSLFYYSFAQNYSQNNAELIASLNEVSTDIPPAPFSFNWRHLVSIEEGGYRKNMQRGGVPLPQPYIREADVLWSKRIWRSIDTRAATNKRFNNADYPFAELMYDLVMQHPEVRIFTDDTFTEAASREQLQNRFTGFDTVAVYNFATQEYDWKPIERNLQWKDFVQFRLKEDWVFESKHSNLDVRIIGIAPVREVIDETGVIRGQEALFWVYYDDIRPLLAQYDAPNPDGEESILSWADFLDMGYFGSRIVKEDNVYDRNIAEYATGRNALEESHRIKRELYEREHNQWEY, from the coding sequence ATGGGACGCTTATTAAGATGGTATTGCTTGGCATTATTGGGAATTTTTTCGCTGTTTTATTATTCTTTTGCACAAAATTATTCGCAAAATAATGCGGAACTCATTGCTTCGCTGAACGAAGTTTCTACTGATATTCCGCCTGCGCCGTTTTCGTTCAATTGGCGACATTTGGTGAGCATAGAAGAAGGCGGCTACCGCAAAAATATGCAACGCGGCGGTGTGCCTTTGCCACAGCCTTATATCCGCGAAGCAGACGTGCTGTGGAGCAAGCGCATTTGGCGCAGCATTGATACGCGCGCTGCCACCAACAAACGATTCAACAACGCCGACTATCCCTTTGCCGAATTGATGTACGATTTGGTGATGCAACACCCCGAAGTGCGCATTTTTACCGATGATACTTTTACCGAAGCCGCTTCGCGCGAGCAATTACAAAACCGTTTTACGGGATTTGATACGGTGGCGGTGTATAATTTTGCCACGCAGGAATACGACTGGAAGCCCATCGAGCGCAATTTGCAATGGAAAGATTTTGTGCAGTTTCGTTTGAAAGAAGATTGGGTATTTGAAAGCAAACATTCCAATTTAGATGTACGCATTATTGGCATTGCTCCTGTTCGCGAGGTGATTGACGAAACGGGTGTTATTCGCGGGCAGGAGGCTTTGTTTTGGGTGTATTATGATGACATTCGTCCTTTGCTGGCGCAATACGATGCTCCCAATCCCGATGGAGAAGAGAGTATATTGAGCTGGGCTGATTTTTTGGATATGGGATATTTCGGCAGCCGTATTGTAAAAGAAGACAATGTATATGACCGCAATATCGCCGAATATGCCACGGGCAGAAATGCACTTGAAGAGTCGCACCGCATCAAACGCGAACTTTATGAGCGCGAACATAATCAATGGGAATATTAA